The DNA region CGCCCCCAGCGAACCCCTCACCCAGCGCGAGCGGGACGTCGTGCGCGCCCTCGCCCGCGGCCGCACCAACAACGAGATCGCCGCCGAACTCCACGTCTCCCTGTCCACGGTCAAGTCCCACCTCGCGAACGTCCAGGCCAAGCTCGATGCCAGGAACCGCGTCGAGATCGCCGCCTGGGCCTGGGAGTCCGGCCTCGCCACCCGCACCCCGTGACCACCGCGATCCTCGACCGGTACGCGCGCCTCCTGGAGGGCCACCCCGCGCGCCGCACCGCCGCCCGCCTGCTGCTCGCCGCCGTCCTCGTCCTGCTCGTCAGCGTCGAGGGACTGACCCTCGCCCGCCAGCCCACCGGGCCCCGCGCCGCCGTCTGGACGGCGGGCATCCTCTGCTGCCTGTGCGCCGTCCCCTGGTCCCGCCCGCCCCTCGCCACCCGCGCCTGGCTCGCCGCCGGTGTCTCCTGGGCCGTCACCCTGTACGTGTTCGTCAGCGCCCGGCCGCAGATCGTCTGGGGCACGGGCGAGGCCATCGCGCTCCTCGTCCTGCTCACCGGCGTCCTGCTGCGGCTGCCCGCCCGCCGCGCCGCTGTGCTCGGGCCGCTCCTCGCGCTCGCCTGCGTGGCCGCGCCGGTGCGTGACGCCTCACCGGGCCGGTTCACGCTCCTGTTCTCCGCGCTGGCCGCCGTGGTGAGCGCCTTCTCCTTGCTTCTACGCGCCCAGCAGGCGCAGCGCGTCCGCGATCTGGAGGCCGTGCGCGCCGCCGAACGCCTCGAACTCGCCCGGGAACTGCACGACCTGGTCGCCCACCACGTCACCGGGATCGTCGTACAGGCCCGCGCCGCCTCCTTCACCGATGTCGGCGCCTCCGCCGCGACCAGCGCTTTCGTACGGATCGCGGATGCCGGGGACGAGGCGCTCGGCGCGATGCGGCGCCTGGTGCGGGTCCTGCGCGAGGGCGAGGCCCGCACCGTGCCCGTGGCCGGTCTCGCCGAACTGCGCGAGCTGTCCGAGACGTTCACCCGCACCGGCCCACCGGTCACCGTCCATGTGGAACAGGCGCTTCAGGAGCGGCTTCCGGCCGATCTCGCGGCCACCGCGCACCACATCGTCCGCGAGGCGCTGACGAACGTACGCCGACACGCCACCGGTGTCTCGGCGGTGCGCGTCGGCGTCCGCGCCGTCGAGGGCGGCGTGGAGGTGCGGGTGGCGGACGACGGCGGGCGGCGCGGCGCGGGGGCCGGGGCGGGGGCCGTGCCGGGCGGGGTGCCCGGGGCGGGACCGGGCGCGGGGGAGCGGGGCGGGTTCGGGCTCGTCGGCCTGGAGGAACGCGTCACGGCCCTCGGCGGCACGCTGACGGCGGGGCCCGGCACGGAGGGCGGCTGGGAGGTACGGGCCGTGCTGCCTCACGGGCAGGGGGCGGGTTAGCGGGGCGGGGGGCGCGTCGGGGGGGGGCGAGTCGGAGGGGGACGGGTCGGGGGGCGAGTCGGCGGGGGACGGGTCGGGGCGCGAGTCGGCGGGGGACGGGGGAGCGGAGCCCTTGGGAAGCGGAGTCCCGGGGACGTTAGTCCAACACCTCCGCCTCCTTTGTCCATGGGCGCCCTCGTCCCGCGCGGCGCATCGTGACCGTCACGAATTCACGTCACGGATTCACCTCGCGGAACGCGTCCCGCCACGCGTTCCGTCCCGTCACGAGTGCCGTCCCACGGAGGAGTGCGTTCATGCTGCCGTCACAGACGCCCGGGTCCGGACCGAGCCGCAGAGCCGTGGTCGCCTCGGGAGCGATCGCCGGGATAGGGGCCGCCGTCGGAGTCGGCACCGGCTCCGCGTACGCGGCCCCCTCCGCCTCGTCCGCCGCCCCCGCGGCGGACGAGGCGATCCTGCGCTCGGCCGCCCTTGAGGTGCGCGTCGCCACCGGCTTCCCCCGCGTCGTGTCGTACACCGACCGCGAGAGCCGCGCCGTCCTGCACGGACAGCCCGACCCCGTCAGCACGCTCCTCATCGACGACAAGGAGTACACGCCGAAGGTCACCGCGAGCGTCCGCGGCGACCGCGCCGCGTACGCCCTCACCCTCGACGGCGGCACCCGCATCGACGTGGAGATCACGGTGAAGGGCCGCCAGGTGCACTGGCGCGTCACGAAGATCGCCGACACCGCCGCCCTGCGCGTCGGCACCCTGCGCGTCCCCGGCCTCGCCCTGCTCTCCGTGCGCAGCGACCAGCCCGGCGCCGCACTGCTCGCCGCCAAGGTGCAGCTCGACAAGGCCAGGAGCGGCGACACCCTGGTGCGGCTCACACCGGACACCCCCGCCGACGCGGCCACCGGCTGCGCCTACGCCGTGCTCGCCCACGACAAGCTGGGCGGCGCCGTCGAGACCAACACCGTCTACGACAAGCCCACCGCGGAGACCAGCTGGGAGAACGGCCGCCTGTGGCGCCAGACCGTCCGCAAGGACTCCCACGTCGAGGCCCGCCTCACCCCCGGCCAGTGGACGCACCGCGCCGCCACCTCCCCGGTCGGCGCCACCGAACCCCTGCCGTACGCGACCGTCGTCATCACCGGCGACCGCAACGGCGACGGCAAGGTCGACTGGCAGGACGCCGCCATCGCCTTCCGCGACATCATGGTGAACCCGCTCGGCGCCGACGAGCAGCACCTGCGCGTCGTCCCGCACATCCCCTTCAACTTCGCCTCGCAGGCCACCAACCCGTTCCTGGCGACCCTCGACGACGTCAAACGGATCCACCTGGCCACCGACGGGCTGCGCCAGTACACGCTCCTCAAGGGCTACCAGTCCGAGGGCCACGACTCCGCGCACCCCGACTACGCGGGCAACTACAACCAGCGCGCGGGCGGCATCAAGGACCTCAACACCCTGGTCCGCGAGGGCTCCAAGTGGAACAGCGACTTCGGCGTCCACGTCAACGCCACCGAGTCCTACCCCGTCGCGAACGCCTTCTCCGACACGCTCGTCGACAAGAACAACGAGCAGTGGGACTGGCTCGACCAGAGCTACCGCATCGACCAGCGCCGCGACCTGGTCTCCGGCGACATCGTGCGCCGCTTCGCCGACCTGCGCCGCGACGCCCACCCGGCCCTGAACACCCTCTACATCGACGTGTTCCGCGAGTCCGGCTGGACCTCCGACCGCCTCCAGCGCACCCTGCGCGACCAGGGCTGGCAGGTCACCAGCGAATGGGGCCACGGCTTCGAACGCTCGGCACTGTGGTCGCACTGGGCCACCGAGACCGACTATGGCCCCGACACCTCCCGCGGCATCAACTCCCGCCTCATCCGCTTCATCCGGCACCACCAGAAGGACGTCTTCGCCGACAAGTGGCCCTCGCTGCTCGGCATCGCCCGCATGGGCAACTTCAGCGGCTGGACCGGCAAGACCGACTGGACGAAGTTCTACGAACTGATCTGGACGCACGCCCTGCCCGCCAAGTACCTCCAGGCGCAGCCCATCAAGACCTGGGACGAGCACGAGATCACGTTCTTCGGCGCCGGAGCCACCTCCGTGTCCGACGCCGACGGCGGCAGGCGGCGCATCACCACCGACGGCCGGCTCGTCTACGACGGCGGCACCTATCTGCTGCCCTGGGAGCCGCGCCGGGCCACCGACCCCGCGAAGCTCTACCACTTCAACCCCGACGGCGGGAAGACCAGTTGGACGCTGCCCCGGGGCTGGAGGGGCGCCCGCAAGGTCGCCCTGTACCGCCTCACCGACCAGGGCCGCGCCTTCGTCGCCGACGTCCCCGTACGCGCCGGGAAGATCACCCTCGACGCGGACGCCAAGCAGCCCTACGTCCTCCGCCGCACCCGCGCCCGCCGCGCCCCCGACCCCGACTGGGGCCAGGGCACCGCGCTGCGCGACCCCGGCTTCCACGCCGGTGACCTGGACGCCTGGCAGGTCAGCGGCCCCGCGTCGGTGGAGCGCAGCAAGCTCGGCGACTACGAACTCGTGGTGGCCGCGGGCGCCGCCGCCTCCGTCAGCCAGCGCCTGCGCCGCCTCAAGCCCGGCACCTACGTGGCGTCCGTACAGGTCGAGGTCGGGGAGCAGGCCGGACAGCGGCGCCGCGCCGCCCTGGAGGTCCGCACCGCCGACGGCGTCACCGCCGCCAACTGGACGCACACCTCCACCGCGGGCAACTTCGTCGCCGCCGACCGCAAGCACGGCACCCGCTTCCAGCGCCTGTTCACCCGCTTCACCGTTCCCGAGGGCGGCGGCCCGGTACGGCTCGCGCTGCGCGCCGTCGCCGG from Streptomyces flavofungini includes:
- a CDS encoding sensor histidine kinase gives rise to the protein MTTAILDRYARLLEGHPARRTAARLLLAAVLVLLVSVEGLTLARQPTGPRAAVWTAGILCCLCAVPWSRPPLATRAWLAAGVSWAVTLYVFVSARPQIVWGTGEAIALLVLLTGVLLRLPARRAAVLGPLLALACVAAPVRDASPGRFTLLFSALAAVVSAFSLLLRAQQAQRVRDLEAVRAAERLELARELHDLVAHHVTGIVVQARAASFTDVGASAATSAFVRIADAGDEALGAMRRLVRVLREGEARTVPVAGLAELRELSETFTRTGPPVTVHVEQALQERLPADLAATAHHIVREALTNVRRHATGVSAVRVGVRAVEGGVEVRVADDGGRRGAGAGAGAVPGGVPGAGPGAGERGGFGLVGLEERVTALGGTLTAGPGTEGGWEVRAVLPHGQGAG
- a CDS encoding endo-alpha-N-acetylgalactosaminidase family protein, whose protein sequence is MLPSQTPGSGPSRRAVVASGAIAGIGAAVGVGTGSAYAAPSASSAAPAADEAILRSAALEVRVATGFPRVVSYTDRESRAVLHGQPDPVSTLLIDDKEYTPKVTASVRGDRAAYALTLDGGTRIDVEITVKGRQVHWRVTKIADTAALRVGTLRVPGLALLSVRSDQPGAALLAAKVQLDKARSGDTLVRLTPDTPADAATGCAYAVLAHDKLGGAVETNTVYDKPTAETSWENGRLWRQTVRKDSHVEARLTPGQWTHRAATSPVGATEPLPYATVVITGDRNGDGKVDWQDAAIAFRDIMVNPLGADEQHLRVVPHIPFNFASQATNPFLATLDDVKRIHLATDGLRQYTLLKGYQSEGHDSAHPDYAGNYNQRAGGIKDLNTLVREGSKWNSDFGVHVNATESYPVANAFSDTLVDKNNEQWDWLDQSYRIDQRRDLVSGDIVRRFADLRRDAHPALNTLYIDVFRESGWTSDRLQRTLRDQGWQVTSEWGHGFERSALWSHWATETDYGPDTSRGINSRLIRFIRHHQKDVFADKWPSLLGIARMGNFSGWTGKTDWTKFYELIWTHALPAKYLQAQPIKTWDEHEITFFGAGATSVSDADGGRRRITTDGRLVYDGGTYLLPWEPRRATDPAKLYHFNPDGGKTSWTLPRGWRGARKVALYRLTDQGRAFVADVPVRAGKITLDADAKQPYVLRRTRARRAPDPDWGQGTALRDPGFHAGDLDAWQVSGPASVERSKLGDYELVVAAGAAASVSQRLRRLKPGTYVASVQVEVGEQAGQRRRAALEVRTADGVTAANWTHTSTAGNFVAADRKHGTRFQRLFTRFTVPEGGGPVRLALRAVAGDARVRFDNVRVVATGAPPALGRGVLVHEDFEDVPQGWGPFVKGDAGGATDPRTHIAQRHAPYTQRGWNGKAVDDVVDGTQSLKSRGENDGLVYRTVPHTVRFEGGKRYRVSFRYENEKAGQYAWVTAVDEPDARELSREALPVAITPTTLSYEFTAPADGEAWVGLRKVGDDGKAEFVLDAFEVREA